In one window of Skermanella rosea DNA:
- a CDS encoding RidA family protein yields MTRREAIFPPGRHALYEKHRYSAAIRSGDLLFVSGQVGSRADGSPEPDFERQVRLAFDNLAAVLKAAGCTFQDVVDVTTFHTDPQAQIETVMAVRQEVIGEPPYPNWTAVGVNWLAGFDFEIKVIARLPAVA; encoded by the coding sequence ATGACACGACGCGAAGCGATCTTCCCGCCCGGCCGGCATGCGCTTTACGAGAAGCACCGCTACTCCGCGGCGATCCGCTCGGGCGACCTCCTGTTCGTCTCGGGCCAGGTCGGCAGCCGGGCGGACGGATCGCCCGAGCCCGATTTCGAACGTCAGGTTCGGCTGGCCTTCGACAACCTCGCGGCGGTCCTGAAGGCGGCTGGCTGCACTTTCCAGGATGTTGTGGACGTGACCACCTTCCACACCGACCCGCAGGCGCAGATCGAGACCGTCATGGCCGTGCGGCAGGAGGTGATCGGCGAACCGCCCTATCCGAACTGGACCGCGGTCGGCGTGAACTGGCTGGCGGGCTTCGACTTCGAGATCAAGGTCATCGCGCGCCTGCCTGCGGTCGCCTGA
- a CDS encoding TetR/AcrR family transcriptional regulator: MATGRRAEMMEETRAKLIRAARQAFAVKGYAAASMDDLTAEAGLTRGALYHNFGDKKGLLQAVVDQIDAEMAERARAVGSRAGNDWDGLLAEGVAYIEMALEPEVQRIVLLDGPAVLGDPSAWPTQNSCLQTTTRTLQALIAQGTVKPVDPEAAARLINGAALNAALWIAAADDPHSVYEKAVEAFRHLASGLLRTGR, encoded by the coding sequence GTGGCAACAGGACGGCGCGCCGAGATGATGGAGGAGACCCGGGCCAAGCTCATCAGGGCGGCCCGGCAGGCTTTCGCGGTCAAAGGCTATGCGGCGGCGTCGATGGACGACCTCACCGCCGAGGCGGGCCTGACGCGCGGCGCGCTCTACCATAACTTCGGCGACAAGAAGGGTCTGCTCCAGGCGGTGGTCGACCAGATCGACGCGGAAATGGCCGAGCGCGCGCGCGCCGTCGGAAGCCGGGCCGGAAACGACTGGGACGGGCTCCTGGCGGAAGGCGTCGCCTATATCGAGATGGCATTGGAGCCCGAGGTCCAGCGCATCGTGCTGCTGGACGGACCGGCCGTCCTGGGCGACCCCTCCGCCTGGCCCACCCAGAACAGCTGCCTGCAGACAACGACGCGAACCCTTCAGGCGCTGATCGCGCAGGGAACCGTCAAACCGGTCGACCCTGAAGCTGCCGCCCGGCTCATCAACGGGGCGGCGCTCAATGCCGCGCTCTGGATCGCCGCGGCCGACGACCCGCACAGCGTCTACGAGAAGGCCGTCGAGGCCTTTCGCCATCTGGCGAGCGGACTCCTGCGAACCGGGAGGTGA